A window of Rhododendron vialii isolate Sample 1 chromosome 13a, ASM3025357v1 contains these coding sequences:
- the LOC131313977 gene encoding uncharacterized protein LOC131313977, which produces MKPTRVTLQSADRSIRVPKGMGKDVLVQVDQFVYLMDFVVLDTCPVPAAQAPVPIILGRLFLATSDSVIHCRDGRLNMSFGIMKMQVNMFQIGSQMGDDDDVCRVHVIDSLVQDHVDEFLCNDELEVALTSAEADFLDSPEVEYLCSLLDEEDKCGINSWIPKFEELPPFEKPVVPSSVEPSMLELKALPNTLKYAYLGDGQTYPVVISSVLSKLQKLELLALLRKHSKAIGWTIANIKGIDASLCSHRIYLEDDVKPSRQPQRWLNPIMKDVVRAEVLKLLDVSIIYSIVDSKWVSAIQVVPKKSGVTVVRNDKDELISTHVQIDWRVCIDYRKLNASTRKDHFPLPFIDQILERVAGHKYFCCFLDGYSGYNQIEVALEDQEKTTFTCLFGTFAYRRMPFGLCNTLDTISRCIMGIFSDMVEKIVGGIVLGHIVSSKGIEVDQAKIDLIRNLPTLKCVKDIRSFLGHAAFAKLKSSLTSPPIIWSPDWELPFELICDASDYAVGAVLGQRQGKEPYVIYYASKTLNEAQMNYSTTEKELLAIVFALDKFWSYLVGASIIVYTDHSALKYLFTKQDAKVRLIRWILLLQEFDFTIKDKKGIKNVVADPCLDWSSKTTLLISLSVTPFRMNTYLASLQLHGCVTQRNEMPLTPILIIEVFDCWGIDYMGPFPSSFGYLYILLAVDYISKWVEAIPMHINDHSVVVEFLRDNILSRFGMSRAIISDQGSHF; this is translated from the exons ATGAAGCCGACACGGGTGACATTACAATCGGCGGATAGGAGTATTCGTGTTCCTAAGGGTATGGGGAAGGATGTGCTCGTTCAGGTTGACCAATTTGTATATCTGATGGATTTTGTGGTTCTAGACACTTGTCCAGTGCCGGCGGCTCAGGCGCCCGTTCCAATTATTCTAGGGCGCCTGTTCTTAGCAACATCTGATTCCGTGATTCATTGCCGGGATGGGCGGCTTAACATGAGTTTTGGGATTatgaagatgcaagtcaacatgttccaAATCGGAAGCCAAATGGGGGATGACGACGATGTATGCCGAGTGCATGTGATTGACTCTCTAGTTCAAGACCATGTGGATGAGTTCCTTTGCAATGATGAGTTAGAGGTAGCACTTACTTCCGCAGAGGCTGACTTTCTTGATTCCCCCGAGGTTGAATATTTATGCTCCTTATTAGATGAGGAGGACAAATGTGGCATCAACTCATGGATTCCAAAATTTGAGGAGCTACCCCCATTTGAGAAGCCAGTCGTTCCGTCTAGTGTGGAACCCTCGATGCTCGAGTTAAAGGCGCTACCGAACACACTCAAGTATGCTTATCTTGGCGATGGCCAAACATACCCGGTGGTGATCTCCTCTGTCCTAAGCAAACTTCAAAAGTTGGAATTACTTGCTTTGTTACGGAAGCATTCCAAGGCAATCGGGTGGACTATAGCCAATATCAAAGGCATCGATGCATCTCTTTGTTCTCATCGCATATACTTGGAAGACGATGTCAAACCTTCTCGCCAACCTCAACGGTGGTTGAACCCGATTATGAAGGACGTCGTGCGAGCGGAAGTGCTCAAACTCTTGGACGTCAGCATTATTTACTCGATAGTGGATTCTAAGTGGGTTAGCGCGATACAAGTGGTACCTAAGAAGTCCGGGGTGACAGTTGTGAGGAATGACAAAGACGAACTAATCTCAACACATGTTCAAATCGATTGGAGGGTGTGCATTGATTACCGGAAGTTAAATGCAAGCACAAGAAAGGACCACTTTCCTCTCCCCTTCATAGATCAAATCTTGGAGAGGGTGGCTGGCCATAAGTACTTCTGTTGCTTCCTCGACGGATACTCCGGTTATAATCAGATAGAGGTGGCTTTGgaggatcaagagaagactactTTCACATGCCTATTCGGGACCTTTGCATATCGACGCATGCCGTTCGGGCTTTGCAACACCCTCGACACCATTTCTCGGTGTATTATGGGAATCTTCAGTGACATGGTGGAGAAGATTGTGGGGG GCATCGTTCTTGGCCATATAGTGTCCTCTAAGGGCATTGAAGTAGATCAAGCAAAGATTGATTTAATTAGGAACCTCCCTACTCTGAAGTGTGTGAAGGACATCCGTTCTTTCTTGGGGCATGCAG CTTTCGCCAAGCTTAAATCCAGTCTTACCTCTCCGCCCATAATTTGGTCTCCAGATTGGGAATTGCCTTTTGAACTTATATGTGATGCCAGTGATTATGCCGTCGGGGCCGTTTTGGGCCAAAGGCAAGGGAAAGAGCCATATGTGATCTACTATGCCAGCAAGACGCTCAACGAGGCCCAAATGAATTATTCTACAACCGAGAAGGAGTTATTGGCTATAGTCTTTGCATTGGATAAATTTTGGTCTTATTTAGTGGGAGCTTCGATCATTGTCTACACAGATCATTCCGCGCTCAAATACCTCTTTACTAAGCAAGATGCTAAGGTGCGGCTGATTAGGTGGATTCTCCTCTTACAAGAGTTTGACTTTACAATCAAGGATAAGAAGGGCATAAAGAATGTGGTGGCCGACCCTTGTCTCGATTGGAGTTCGAAGACCACACTTCTCATATCCCTATCGGTGACTCCTTTCCGGATGAACACTTATTTGGCATCTCTACAGCTCCATG GATGCGTTACTCAGCGGAATGAGATGCCTCTTACACCTATCTTGATCATTGAAGTTTTTGATTGCTGGGGCATTGACTACATGGGCCCTTTTCCTTCATCCTTCGGGTACCTCTACATTTTATTGGCGGTCGATTACATCTCTAAATGGGTAGAGGCAATTCCTATGCACATAAATGATCATTCTGTTGTGGTTGAATTTCTGAGGGACAACATTCTATCAAGATTTGGGATGTCGAGGGCTATAATCAGTGACCAAGGGTCTCACTTTTGA